The genomic interval CCGTCACGCCCCCGGTGATGTACACGCCACCCGTGGGCAGGAGCGCGAGCGCGGCGTCGCCCGTGTGCGCCCCATAGAGCGAGGCAAAGCGCTGCACGGCCAGCACGCAGGCCGGGTCTCCGTCGCGCGCAGCAGCCCGCGTGCCGATGGCTCGGGCTCCTTCGCGCGCTACCGCCGCGTGCACCGAGTCGCTGGTGACCGCGTGGCCCGACTCGACGAGGTAAGTGTAGAGGTCCACCAGGCCCGGTCCAGAGAGCACACGCTCGACGCTCACGCGTCCATGGCGCGCGCGCAGCCAAACCAGCAGGCCGTCCTCGAGCCCGTCGCGCGGCGCGAAGCTCTTGTGCCCGCCCTCGGAGGCGAAGACGCGCAGCGGGTGCGCGGAGCTGCTCGGGTGTGTTGCGGTGGCCCCGTCAGCGACGGATCTCGGCGCGGACACACCTGCGGGAACCAACCAGGCGTGCCCCAGCCCCGTGCCCGCGCCGATCACCAGGCACGCACCGCTCGGGTCTCGTCGCCCGGCTTGCAACACCTCGAGCTCGTCGTCGCGCAGAACCTGCGTGCCGCGCGCCATGGCCTCGAAGTCGTTGATCACGCGAACGTGCGCTGCGCCGGTCGCCCGACTCAGTGTGTCCTCGCGGATGACCCACGGCAGGTTCGTGATGCGGCACTCGCCGTCGCGTACCGGGCCGGCGCAGGCCAACGCCACCGCGGCGGGCGCCCCGCACCCGCTGTGCGCCAAGAACAACGCCACCGCGTCCTCCAGCGTGCCCTGCGCCGCCAGGCGCGGGCTCTCGAGATCCACGTGCGCCACGCGCGCGCCCGCGCCGTCGAAGAGCGCCAGGCGTGTGTGCGTCCCGCCGATGTCTCCGGCCAGCAACGTTCTACCCTCGGGCGACGCGCCGACCGTGCCCCAACCATCGCGCGCGCCCGCGCTGGCGCCCGGTGCGGCGCCCCCAGCCTCGTCGTTCCCCGCGCCCGTCACGCCACCCGCGCCCCCGTCGTGCCCCGCGCCCGTCATGCTGGGGACCTCAGGTAGAGCGCACCCAGCGGCGGCAGACGCAGCGCGAGCGAGTGCGGGCGCTCCTGCGCGCCCTGGGAGTCGCTGTGCACCGCCCCTTCGTTGCCCACCCCGGATCCGGCGAACACGTCGGCGTCGGTGTTCAGCAGCTCGCGCCACAGCCCGGGCTGACGCACGCCCACGCGGTACCCCTCGCGCGGCACGGGCGTGAAGTTGAACACGCACAGCACACGCGCGCCGTCGCGGGCCACGCGCTCGAAGGCCAGCACGCTCCACTCGGGGTTGCGCGTCTCCACCCACTCGAAGCCCTCGGGCACGAAGTCCAGCTCGTGCAGCGCCGGCTCCGCGCGGTACAGCGCGTTGAGCGCCCCCAGCAGCTCGAACACCCCACGATGCGTCGCGTACCCGAGAAGCCCCAGGTCGAGCGCGCCGTCGTGCGCCCACTCGGTGTAGGGCGCCAGCTCCGCGCCCTGGAACAGCAGCTTGTGCCCCGGCTGCGCGAACATGAACGCGTACAGCAGGCGCAGGTTCGCGAACTGCTGCCACGTGTCGCCGGGCATCTTGGCCAGCAGCGAGCCCTTCCCGTGCACCACCTCGTCGTGCGAGAGGGGCAGCACGAAGTTCTCGCTGCACGCGTACATGGAGCGGAACGTCAGCTGCTCTTGGTGGAAGCGGCGGTGCACCGGGTCGCGCCCGAAGTAGCGCAGCACGTCGTTCATCCAGCCGAGGTCCCACTTGAAGCCGAAGCCGAGGCCCCCGACCCACACGGGGCGCGAGACCATCGGCCACGAGGTGGACTCCTCGGCCGTGGTCTGCGCGTCCGGGAAGCGCTTGTAGACGGCCTCGTTCAGCCGCCGCAGGAAGGCGATGGCCTCGAGGTTCTCGCGCCCGCCGTGCTCGTTGGGCAGCCACTCGCCCGCGCGCCGCGAGTAGTCGAGGTAGAGCATGGACGCGACGCCATCCACGCGCAGTCCGTCGGCGTGGAACTGCTCCAGCCAGAAGACCGCGCTGGACACCAAGAACGCCTGCACCTCGCGCCGGCCGTAGTTGAAGATCAGGCTCTTCCAGTCGGGGTGCACGCCACGCCGCGGGTCCTCGTGTTCGTACAGGCAGGTTCCGTCGAAGCGCGCGAGCGCGAACGCGTCGGACGGGAAGTGGCCCGGCACCCAGTCGAGGATCACGCCGATGCCCGCGCGGTGCAGCGCGTCGATCAGCCCCATCAGCTCTTCGGGCGCGCCGTAGCGCGCGGAGGCCGCGAAGAAGCCCGTCACCTGGTAGCCCCACGAGGGATAGAAGGGGTGCTCCATGACGGGCAGCAGCTCCACGTGCGTGAAGCCGAGGCGCGTGACGTGCTCCACCAGGCGCGGGGCCAGCTCGGTGTAGCTCAGCCAGCTCCCGTCGGGGCGGCGCGCGAACGAGCCCAGGTGCAGCTCGTAGATGGACACCGGCTGGCCCACGCGCTGGCGCTCACCGCGCGCGCGCATCCACGCGTCGTCGCCCCACGCGAACCCGTGCGCGTGCACGATCGAAGCCGTCTGCGGAGGTGCCTCCGAGCGCCGCGCGAAGGGGTCCGCCTTGTCGAGGTGCGCGCCGCTCTCCGTGACGATGCGGTACTTGTAGAGGTCCCCCGCCTGCGCACCCGGGACGAAGCCGGACCACACGCCCGAGCTCTGCAGCGGGAAGAGCGGCTGGTGCTCGGGGTTCCAGCCGTTGAAGCTGGAGATCACGGCGACGGAACGCGCGTTGGGCGCCCAGACGGCGAAGTACACGCCGGACTCTCCCTCGTGCTCGCCGGGGTGCGCACCGAGGAAGTCGAACAGGCGCTCGTGGGTGCCCTCGTTGAACAGGTAGAGGTCCTGCTCGCTGGCGCGCGCGGCGGGGCGCGAGCGGCCTACCACGGCGTCGGGACGCCGCCCCACGGGAGCACCTGCACGGGCGAGCGCGCGCACCCCCGCGAGCACGCGCGCATCCTGCTCGAGCGTGGGCAGGTCGAGGGCAAAGCGCGCGCGCCAATTGGGCGCCTCGGGCCCCGTGCCCGGGACGTTCTGCGGGCGCGTCTCGAACCACAGGTCTTCGAGCGTCACCAGCACGCGCCGCGCGGCCGAGGCCCCCAGCCCGCGCAGCTGCGCGCGGAGCGCGGCGTCGAGCCCGCTGTGGCTGCCTCCGCTGGCCAGGTAGTGCGCCGCAAAGGGCGGCATGTCGTGGGTGTTCAGGCTGGCCACGCAGTTCTCGGGCAGGGACCCGCTGCGCGCCGTGCCCGCCTCGTACTGCGCCACGTGCAGCCGCCCGATGCCGTGCCGGGCCATGGCCGCGCGCACCTCGTCGGGCACCGTGCCGAGATCCTCGCCCACGACGTAGGTGCGGTGCCGGTGCGACTCGATGGTGAGCACGGCGTACAGCTCCTCGGCGGGCTGCCGCACGTAGACGCCCTCGCGCGCGCCGAGACCGTGCGGGACGCAGTAGCTTCGGTGGAGCCCCATCACGTGGTCCACGCGCAGCACCTCGGCGTGCTGCATCAGGCGCCCCACGGAGGCACGGAAATAGGCGTGCGCCGTGTGACGCGAGCGCTGCGGGTGAAGCGGCGCGAAGCCCCAGTCCTGGCCGCCGTCGAAGAGCGTGTCGGGGGGCGCGCCCTGAGAGCAGCCCGTCAGCAAGGCGTCAGCGAAGCGGTACGCGTCGTAGCCAAGCGGGTGCGCGCCGAGCGGCATGTCGAGGTACAGACCGACCCCGTCGCCACGCGCGCGCTCGGCCAGCTGGTCGAGCTGCTCGTGCAGACGCCACTGCACGTACAGCTCGTGCCGCACGCGGGGGTCGTCTGCGGGCAGCCAGTCGGCCTCGTCCACGCGCTGCGCGAACGAGCGTCCTGGGGCCTCGTGTGTTGCGACGAAGCGGGCATAGTCCACCTCGCCCGGGTGCTCCGCGGCCCAGGTGGAGAGCGCCTCGCGCGTGGGCTCGTGCTGCTCGGCCACCGCGTGCAGGCGCTCCGTCAGCGCGCGCTTGCGCTGCGCTACCCGCGCGTAGTCCACCTGCTGGGGGTCATCCTCCGCCGCCTCACGCTGCGCATCCGCGAGCACCTCGCGTAACTCGGCCG from Sandaracinaceae bacterium carries:
- a CDS encoding ROK family protein, translated to MTGAGHDGGAGGVTGAGNDEAGGAAPGASAGARDGWGTVGASPEGRTLLAGDIGGTHTRLALFDGAGARVAHVDLESPRLAAQGTLEDAVALFLAHSGCGAPAAVALACAGPVRDGECRITNLPWVIREDTLSRATGAAHVRVINDFEAMARGTQVLRDDELEVLQAGRRDPSGACLVIGAGTGLGHAWLVPAGVSAPRSVADGATATHPSSSAHPLRVFASEGGHKSFAPRDGLEDGLLVWLRARHGRVSVERVLSGPGLVDLYTYLVESGHAVTSDSVHAAVAREGARAIGTRAAARDGDPACVLAVQRFASLYGAHTGDAALALLPTGGVYITGGVTAALVPALREHFLPAFLDKGRLRPALEPLWLAVALAPDTGLRGALEVARSVAGHGST
- the glgB gene encoding 1,4-alpha-glucan branching protein GlgB, with product MSDIKALRERASVLGVETSYYDIDGTLHEASEDALHAVVTALEGAAPGRPAGDGAPVIPPVTVFWDGVGVLHVALDADALAEDRALTLHVTLESGEGFEETRRVSSLPPVDPDAPGGARRWLLPHTLPFGYHAVALHDGPDVHHGALFAAPREVWQGREERTWGVFAPTYALRSQRSLGIGDVEDLSRLAAWVGRQGGATVATLPLTATFLREPFDPSPYAPISRLHLSAVFLAVDALPEVPLAPAELREVLADAQREAAEDDPQQVDYARVAQRKRALTERLHAVAEQHEPTREALSTWAAEHPGEVDYARFVATHEAPGRSFAQRVDEADWLPADDPRVRHELYVQWRLHEQLDQLAERARGDGVGLYLDMPLGAHPLGYDAYRFADALLTGCSQGAPPDTLFDGGQDWGFAPLHPQRSRHTAHAYFRASVGRLMQHAEVLRVDHVMGLHRSYCVPHGLGAREGVYVRQPAEELYAVLTIESHRHRTYVVGEDLGTVPDEVRAAMARHGIGRLHVAQYEAGTARSGSLPENCVASLNTHDMPPFAAHYLASGGSHSGLDAALRAQLRGLGASAARRVLVTLEDLWFETRPQNVPGTGPEAPNWRARFALDLPTLEQDARVLAGVRALARAGAPVGRRPDAVVGRSRPAARASEQDLYLFNEGTHERLFDFLGAHPGEHEGESGVYFAVWAPNARSVAVISSFNGWNPEHQPLFPLQSSGVWSGFVPGAQAGDLYKYRIVTESGAHLDKADPFARRSEAPPQTASIVHAHGFAWGDDAWMRARGERQRVGQPVSIYELHLGSFARRPDGSWLSYTELAPRLVEHVTRLGFTHVELLPVMEHPFYPSWGYQVTGFFAASARYGAPEELMGLIDALHRAGIGVILDWVPGHFPSDAFALARFDGTCLYEHEDPRRGVHPDWKSLIFNYGRREVQAFLVSSAVFWLEQFHADGLRVDGVASMLYLDYSRRAGEWLPNEHGGRENLEAIAFLRRLNEAVYKRFPDAQTTAEESTSWPMVSRPVWVGGLGFGFKWDLGWMNDVLRYFGRDPVHRRFHQEQLTFRSMYACSENFVLPLSHDEVVHGKGSLLAKMPGDTWQQFANLRLLYAFMFAQPGHKLLFQGAELAPYTEWAHDGALDLGLLGYATHRGVFELLGALNALYRAEPALHELDFVPEGFEWVETRNPEWSVLAFERVARDGARVLCVFNFTPVPREGYRVGVRQPGLWRELLNTDADVFAGSGVGNEGAVHSDSQGAQERPHSLALRLPPLGALYLRSPA